The following proteins are encoded in a genomic region of Candidatus Beckwithbacteria bacterium:
- a CDS encoding oligosaccharide flippase family protein, whose translation MKQFFSSQTIKDSTVVTIGMGISTVLSALSIFFIARFLGPSGFGLYVSALAVVVIITDSLELAISNSLVKFAAGTDRPRAFIKFGFYLKLFLGLVLGLLFTFASQPLATLIQPQLKTPLLVASGIIPAVFLLRFPRSVLQAQKRFISDSVIDVSTNLLRLLFILSFYYFFHLTVELALVAYVLGALTAFLVGASLISWRFLASPLDVSVKRKFFNFQKWLTLGFIVAAIHGRIDSILLLRFSGPSATGIYQAAYRFFMPAIQLAAALSLVFAPRFASFDTGKKTRQYLTKATILSLSLACLSLAIIPLSPWLVNLIFGQKYNLSIPLVRILAFGFAAFLAGAPFTSHLIYSTHRTKLFLLINLCQLILLITLDFILMPLYGSYGAAWAITVTLVIINSVLALLAWTYVKKN comes from the coding sequence ATGAAGCAGTTTTTTTCTAGCCAGACCATTAAGGATAGTACCGTGGTGACAATTGGCATGGGGATCAGCACGGTTTTGTCAGCCTTAAGTATTTTTTTTATTGCCCGTTTTTTAGGTCCGTCAGGCTTTGGCTTATATGTTTCTGCTTTAGCGGTGGTGGTGATTATTACTGATTCACTGGAACTAGCTATCAGTAATTCTTTGGTGAAATTTGCCGCCGGGACGGACCGGCCGCGGGCATTTATTAAATTCGGCTTTTATTTAAAACTGTTTTTAGGCTTGGTCTTAGGGTTATTGTTTACCTTTGCCAGCCAGCCGTTGGCGACACTTATCCAGCCACAGTTGAAAACGCCGTTGTTAGTCGCTTCCGGCATAATCCCGGCCGTTTTCCTGCTGCGTTTCCCCCGCTCAGTTTTACAGGCGCAGAAAAGATTTATTAGCGATTCGGTAATTGATGTCAGTACCAATCTTTTACGCCTGTTATTTATCTTAAGTTTTTATTATTTTTTCCATTTAACCGTGGAACTGGCTTTAGTGGCTTACGTGCTTGGGGCTTTAACGGCTTTTTTAGTCGGTGCCAGTCTAATTTCTTGGCGGTTTTTAGCCAGTCCTTTGGACGTGTCGGTTAAAAGAAAGTTTTTTAACTTTCAGAAATGGCTGACTTTGGGTTTTATCGTTGCCGCGATTCACGGCCGGATCGACTCGATTTTATTGTTGCGTTTCAGCGGACCCAGCGCTACCGGAATTTATCAGGCCGCTTACCGGTTTTTTATGCCGGCTATTCAGCTGGCCGCGGCCTTGTCTTTGGTGTTTGCGCCCCGGTTTGCTTCTTTTGACACCGGTAAAAAAACCCGGCAATATTTAACCAAAGCCACAATTTTAAGTTTAAGTTTAGCCTGTTTATCTTTGGCGATTATTCCTTTAAGCCCCTGGCTGGTTAATTTGATTTTCGGCCAAAAATATAATTTATCAATCCCTCTTGTCCGGATTTTGGCCTTTGGCTTTGCCGCTTTTTTAGCCGGTGCACCTTTTACCAGCCACTTAATTTATTCTACGCACCGGACAAAATTATTTTTACTAATTAACTTATGTCAACTGATATTATTAATCACTTTAGATTTTATTTTAATGCCGCTTTACGGTTCTTACGGAGCCGCTTGGGCAATCACCGTTACTTTAGTGATTATTAACAGCGTTTTAGCCTTACTGGCTTGGACTTATGTCAAAAAAAATTAG
- a CDS encoding EamA family transporter has product MRFLLIFTPIILAAIGQLILKIGMNKLGVFNLWKTFTNPTIILGLFFYGASLILWLMVLSKEKLSFVYPLVAFSYVVTVFLSKLILGESVPALRWMGLFVIIIGILIVAKTA; this is encoded by the coding sequence ATGCGTTTCTTGTTAATTTTCACTCCAATTATCCTGGCGGCAATTGGCCAGTTAATCTTAAAAATCGGCATGAATAAATTAGGAGTTTTTAATCTTTGGAAAACTTTTACCAATCCGACGATTATTCTGGGTTTATTTTTTTACGGGGCCAGCCTGATTTTATGGTTAATGGTTTTATCTAAAGAAAAATTAAGTTTTGTTTATCCGTTAGTGGCTTTTTCTTACGTCGTCACCGTTTTCCTTTCCAAATTAATTTTAGGCGAGTCGGTACCGGCACTTCGCTGGATGGGGTTATTCGTGATTATTATCGGTATCTTAATTGTTGCCAAAACAGCCTGA